A genomic region of Nymphaea colorata isolate Beijing-Zhang1983 chromosome 2, ASM883128v2, whole genome shotgun sequence contains the following coding sequences:
- the LOC116247205 gene encoding 5-amino-6-(5-phospho-D-ribitylamino)uracil phosphatase, chloroplastic — MDCPLRCSSFLPLRPERLLCRLAHPPSTGLGFPRWKRIESGRCLVVCKAFGFDEQGGGSRGFSKSTALKVFMEEAIGAEYGEGFETFRPEGPLKVDVDFLNDRMQESALQRIRYAMKPDEAFGLIFTWDNVLADTRALKLDAWYQLGLEEGKHIPEDNNIRRSLTYAGADHVLTKVLHWVDGDEQLERLKLRLSELYFENLQNLKAPMEGVKEWLDALYTVGIPCAVTSRLDRTTLIAALKRMGLQKYFQAMVTEEDGMDSIAHRFLSAAVKLDRKPSKCVVFEDDPRGITAAHNCTMMAVALIGAHPAYELVQADLAVASFSELSIINLRRLFAHKGSAFMDLQKQIGEIAPRRRKLTIDTVF; from the exons ATGGATTGCCCTCTGAGGtgctcttccttccttcctctcaGGCCCGAGCGGCTATTGTGCAGGCTTGCGCATCCGCCCTCTACCGGATTGGGATTTCCC AGATGGAAGAGGATCGAGTCGGGGAGATGTTTGGTCGTATGCAAGGCATTTGGTTTCGATGAACAGGGCGGAGGCAGCCGTGGTTTCTCGAAGTCGACTGCTCTTAAGGTCTTCATGGAGGAG GCAATTGGTGCTGAATATGGTGAGGGTTTTGAGACATTTAGGCCAGAGGGTCCTCTAAAGGTCGATGTG gATTTCTTAAATGATAGGATGCAAGAAAGTGCTCTTCAACGAATAAGATATGCTATGAAGCCTGATGAAGCCTTTGGGCTTATCTTTACATGGGACAATGTTCTG GCTGATACTCGGGCACTGAAACTTGATGCATGGTACCAGTTAGGACTTGAAGAAG GAAAGCACATTCCTGAGGATAATAACATCCGCCGATCATTGACATATGCTGGTGCAGATCATGTTCTTACTAAG GTTTTGCACTGGGTGGATGGTGATGAGCAACTGGAAAGGTTAAAGTTACGGTTGTCAGAGCTATACTTTGAGAACCTCCAAAAT CTAAAAGCACCTATGGAAGGAGTGAAGGAATGGTTAGATGCGCTTTACACAGTTGGGATCCCATGTGCTGTGACATCACGTTTGGACCGTACGACTTTGATTGCAGCCCTTAAAAGGATGGGTCTTCAAAAATACTTCCAG GCTATGGTAACTGAAGAGGATGGAATGGATTCTATCGCTCATAGATTCCTGTCCGCTGCTGTCAAG CTGGACCGGAAGCCATCCAAATGTGTTGTGTTTGAGGATGATCCCAGGGGGATAACTGCTGCTCATAACTGTACAATGATGGCAGTCGCGCTAATTGGTGCCCACCCTGC ATATGAGTTGGTGCAAGCTGACCTTGCTGTTGCTAGCTTTAGTGAGCTCTCAATAATAAACCTTCGGAGACTATTTGCTCACAAGGGGTCTGCATTTATGGACTTGCAAAAACAGATTGGAGAGATTGCTCCACGTAGAAGGAAACTTACGATTGATACCGTTTTCTAA
- the LOC116247202 gene encoding uncharacterized protein LOC116247202 isoform X1: protein MKMYLGKKQTTMTGRWKKAPKMEMKLLNSSKRLKVIKSAAKRESSAGEKASLRTSKAPRLQLLKKVRVRDGKLSEGRKLVAAGEAKPRNRSRNFDAARQRSDDLDAKSRKAKKEKRLEATVEDEKRSRKAGRNTLELAKKWSKRGGSNLESREESSGIGTKSSNREGKTGKASGAGEKSNNAVADEEVPMKRRKRVIRIDPYDISNKRLDDGLCTPIAEKVPEKEITLSQNAQFRAIKPSKEILACVEDNLLGRRRLIELRKAGYNIDISAPLDNVPFSTSAERERIEDNVFRNKLEFFAAAKVSSSFPPPSLPEIAFAGRSNVGKSSLLNALTRQWGVVRTSDKPGLTQTINFFKLGSKFCLVDLPGYGFAYAKEEVKDAWEELVKEYVSTRVGLRRVCLLIDTKWGMKPRDRELINLMERSQTQYQIVLTKTDTVFPIDVARRAMQIQKGLRENKSIVQPVMMVSSKSGAGVRCLRTVLSKIARVAKI from the exons ATGAAGATGTATTTGGGGAAGAAGCAGACGACTATGACCGGTAGGTGGAAGAAAGCACCGAAGATGGAGATGAAGCTATTAAACTCTTCGAAGAGACTGAAGGTCATCAAATCTGCTGCGAAAAGAGAGAGCTCCGCGGGGGAGAAAGCGAGCCTGAGGACGTCCAAGGCGCCCAGGCTTCAGCTCCTGAAGAAGGTTAGAGTAAGAGACGGCAAGTTGAGTGAAGGCAGGAAGCTAGTGGCGGCTGGGGAGGCCAAACCCAGGAACAGGTCCAGAAATTTCGACGCGGCACGCCAAAGATCGGATGATTTGGATGCCAAAAGCAGGAAGgcgaagaaggagaagaggttGGAGGCAACGGTTGAAGATGAAAAACGCAGCAGAAAGGCGGGTAGGAATACATTGGAGTTGGCGAAGAAGTGGTCTAAGCGGGGGGGTTCGAACTTGGAGAGTAGGGAAGAGTCGAGTGGCATTGGTACCAAATCGAGCAATCGAGAGGGGAAAACTGGGAAAGCTTCTGGTGCAGGTGAGAAATCAAATAACGCAGTTGCGGATGAGGAGGTTCCGATGAAGAGAAGGAAACGAGTGATCAGGATCGACCCATACGACATTTCCAACAAGCGACTAGACGATGGCTTGTGTACTCCAATTG CAGAGAAGGTACCGGAGAAAGAGATTACATTGTCCCAGAATGCGCAGTTTCGTGCCATTAAACCAAGCAAGGAAATCCTCGCATGCGTTGAAGATAAC TTATTGGGACGCAGGCGTTTGATAGAATTGAGAAAGGCTGGCTACAATATTGACATTTCTGCTCCTCTTGATAACGTCCCTTTCTCCACAAGTGCGGAGAGAGAACGGATTGAGGACAAT GTCTTTAGAAACAAATTAGAATTTTTTGCTGCTGCAAAGGTTTCATCAtcctttcctcctccttccctcccaGAGATAGCATTTGCAG GGAGATCAAATGTGGGGAAGTCATCATTGCTAAATGCACTTACCAGACAGTGGGGCGTTGTGCGAACATCAGACAAACCTGGACTTACTCAG accattaatttttttaaactaGGTTCAAAGTTCTGCTTAGTTGATCTACCTGGATATGGCTTCGCTTATGCTAAGGAAGAAGTTAAGGATGCTTGGGAGGAACTT GTAAAGGAATATGTCTCAACTCGTGTTGGTTTGAGAAGAGTGTGTCTTCTTATTGATACTAAGTGGGGGATGAAGCCTAGGGACCGTGAACTCATCAACCTGATGGAAAG ATCTCAAACACAATATCAGATTGTTCTAACGAAGACGGATACAGTTTTCCCTATTGATGTTGCACGCCGTGCTATGCAGATTCAAAAG GGCCTGAGGGAGAATAAGTCAATAGTTCAACCTGTG ATGATGGTGAGCTCGAAGTCTGGTGCTGGTGTCCGTTGTCTAAGGACAGTTCTTTCTAAAATTGCTCGAGTTGCTAAAATTTAG
- the LOC116247204 gene encoding GTP-binding protein ERG, with amino-acid sequence MQAIFRLSVLRRPEVTSVLVSFSSVTQLLTRPASPRSAPIFRFFGAQPQSDDEDSSGGVSTGFDSADFDISSTSANSTVSEPSWDQTYREKVDKALFGKEKKDVKGNRDGEHANRAKSLAKALLQAALQRPDDEEEEEEAVRIDGMVVKEEDQMSLSVGIVGAPNAGKSALTNYMVGNKVSAVSRKTNTTTHEVLGVVTKGNTQICFFDTPGLMLKRGGYPYRTDVTVRVESAWSSIELYDLLIVLFDVHRHLTACDARVTRLIKHLGENVHPKQKRVLCMNKVDLVEVKKDLLKVAKEFGNLPGYERFFMISGLKGSGVEDLTHYLMEQAVKRPWDEDPTSLNEEFLKSLSLEVVREKLLHHVHQEIPYALEHRLVDWKELRDGSLRIEQHFLARKQSHRKIVVGKSGSKIGKIGMEATEELRSMLKRHVHLILMVRMA; translated from the exons ATGCAGGCCATTTTCAGACTTTCGGTGCTCCGGAGACCCGAAGTCACCAGCGTCCTTGTATCCTTCTCATCCGTAACCCAGTTGCTTACCCGGCCTGCTTCGCCTCGCTCTGCTCCGATCTTCCGTTTCTTTGGTGCTCAGCCTCAATCGGACGACGAAGATTCCAGCGGCGGTGTCTCCACTGGATTCGACAGTGCTGATTTCGACATCTCCAGCACTTCCGCTAATAGTACTGTCAGCGAACCTTCATGGGATCAGACGTACCGTGAGAAGGTCGACAAGGCCCTCTtcggaaaggaaaagaaggacgTGAAGGGGAATAGGGATGGAGAACATGCAAATCGTGCCAAGAGTCTCGCGAAAGCGCTCCTCCAAGCGGCGTTGCAGCGTCCGgatgacgaggaggaggaggaagaggcggtGAGGATTGACGGGATGGTAGTGAAAGAGGAAGACCAGATGTCATTGTCGGTCGGGATCGTGGGGGCTCCTAACGCCGGCAAATCTGCTCTCACGAACTATATG GTGGGGAACAAAGTTTCAGCAGTTTCACGGAAGACAAATACAACTACTCATGAAGTCCTTGGAGTGGTGACGAAAGGAAACACTCAAATT TGTTTCTTTGACACTCCAGGACTTATGCTGAAGCGAGGAGGTTACCCTTATAGAACAGATGTGACTGTTCGTGTGGAAAGTGCTTGGAGCTCCATTGAGTTATATGATTTGCTGATAGTGCTGTTTGATGTTCACAGGCATCTCACAGC GTGTGATGCAAGGGTAACAAGATTAATCAAACATTTGGGAGAAAACGTACATCCAAAACAAAAGCGTGTGCTGTGCATGAACAAAGTTGATCTGGTCGAGGTCAAGAAAGATTTGCTGAAAGTTGCAAAAGAGTTTGGCAATCTTCCTGGTTATGAAAG attttttatgatttctgGCCTCAAAGGCTCTGGCGTGGAAGATCTTACTCATTATTTGATGGAGCAG gCGGTTAAACGACCATGGGATGAAGATCCTACAAGCTTGAATGAAGAATTTTTAAAGAGCTTATCACTAGAAGTCGTTCGAGAAAAACTGTTGCATCATGTCCATCAG GAGATCCCCTATGCTTTGGAGCACCGCCTAGTTGACTGGAAAGAACTGAGAGATGGATCTTTGAGGATTGAGCAACATTTCCTTGCTCGCAAACAGTCTCACAGGAAAATTGTTGTGGGCAAAAGTGGCTCCAAAATAGG GAAGATAGGGATGGAAGCTACTGAAGAACTGCGATCCATGTTGAAGCGGCATGTGCACCTCATCTTGATGGTCAGAATGGCGTAA
- the LOC116249010 gene encoding uroporphyrinogen decarboxylase, with the protein MASINGGWSLSTSSLRPKIRVPRLNPRFACKCAVRESIMEPEVARTTEPLLLHAVRGGKVERPPVWLMRQAGRYMKSYQKICEKYPSFRERSENVDLVVEISLQPWNVFKPDGVILFSDILTPLPGMNIPFDIVKGKGPIIDPQVRTAADVENVVEFCPEEAVPYVGEALRILRSEVKNEAAVLGFVGAPFTLASYVVEGGSSKHFSKIKRLAFSEPKVLHALLKKFASSMAKYVQYQADHGAEAVQIFDSWATELSPADFEEFSLPYLKQIVDTVKETHPSLPLILYASGSGGLLERLPLTGVDVVSLDWTVDMAEGRRRLGSDIAVQGNVDPGVLFGSKEFITKRILDTVAKAGSSKHILNLGHGIVVGTPEENVAHFFEVAKSIRY; encoded by the exons ATGGCGTCCATCAATGGCGGGTGGAGCCTGTCCACTTCGTCACTCCGCCCAAAAATCCGCGTGCCTCGTCTTAATCCGAGATTTGCGTGCAAGTGTGCTGTtagag AGTCCATCATGGAACCTGAAGTTGCCCGCACCACAGAACCGCTACTACTTCATGCTGTGCGTGGTGGAAAAGTTGAAAGACCCCCTGTTTGGTTAATGAGGCAAGCAGGGAGGTACATGAAG AGTTATCAGAAGATATGTGAAAAGTATCCTTCATTTCGAGAAAGATCAGAAAATGTAGATCTTGTTGTTGAGATCTCTTTACAGCCATGGAACGTCTTTAAACCAGATGGG GTGATCTTGTTTTCCGATATTCTCACACCCCTCCCTGGGATGAATATTCCTTTTGACATTGTAAAAGGAAAGGGTCCAATCATAGACCCTCAAGTAAGAACAGCTGCTGATGTTGAGAATGTGGTAGAATTTTGCCCTGAGGAAGCAGTTCCATATGTTGGAGAGGCATTGAGAATCCTGAGATCAGAG gTGAAAAATGAGGCTGCTGTGCTGGGCTTTGTTGGTGCTCCATTCACACTGGCATCATATGTTGTTGAAGGTGGCTCTTCAAAGCATTTCTCAAAGATAAAGCGCCTAGCCTTTTCTGAACCAAAG GTTCTGCATGCGTTGCTGAAGAAATTTGCAAGCTCAATGGCCAAATACGTCCAATACCAGGCTGATCATGGTGCTGAGGCTGTACAGATCTTTGATTCTTGGGCAACGGAGCTTAGTCCTGCAGACTTTGAGGAATTTAGTTTGCCTTACCTGAAGCAGATAGTGGACACAGTAAAAGAAACACATCCAAGCCTGCCATTGATTCTTTATGCAAGTGGTTCTGGAGGACTGCTTGAGAGGCTTCCTTTGACTGGTGTCGATGTTGTTAGTTTGGATTGGACAGTTGATATGGCAGAAGGCCGTAGAAGGTTAGGATCCGACATAGCTGTGCAGGGCAATGTAGATCCTGGCGTCCTTTTTGGATCAAAGGAGTTCATCACGAAACGCATCCTTGACACTGTCGCAAAGGCAGGCAGCAGTAAACACATTTTGAATCTGGGCCATGGTATCGTGGTTGGCACACCTGAAGAAAACGTCGCACACTTTTTTGAAGTAGCCAAGTCTATCAGATACTGA
- the LOC116247202 gene encoding uncharacterized protein LOC116247202 isoform X2, translating into MKMYLGKKQTTMTGRWKKAPKMEMKLLNSSKRLKVIKSAAKRESSAGEKASLRTSKAPRLQLLKKVRVRDGKLSEGRKLVAAGEAKPRNRSRNFDAARQRSDDLDAKSRKAKKEKRLEATVEDEKRSRKAGRNTLELAKKWSKRGGSNLESREESSGIGTKSSNREGKTGKASGAGEKSNNAVADEEVPMKRRKRVIRIDPYDISNKRLDDGLCTPIEKVPEKEITLSQNAQFRAIKPSKEILACVEDNLLGRRRLIELRKAGYNIDISAPLDNVPFSTSAERERIEDNVFRNKLEFFAAAKVSSSFPPPSLPEIAFAGRSNVGKSSLLNALTRQWGVVRTSDKPGLTQTINFFKLGSKFCLVDLPGYGFAYAKEEVKDAWEELVKEYVSTRVGLRRVCLLIDTKWGMKPRDRELINLMERSQTQYQIVLTKTDTVFPIDVARRAMQIQKGLRENKSIVQPVMMVSSKSGAGVRCLRTVLSKIARVAKI; encoded by the exons ATGAAGATGTATTTGGGGAAGAAGCAGACGACTATGACCGGTAGGTGGAAGAAAGCACCGAAGATGGAGATGAAGCTATTAAACTCTTCGAAGAGACTGAAGGTCATCAAATCTGCTGCGAAAAGAGAGAGCTCCGCGGGGGAGAAAGCGAGCCTGAGGACGTCCAAGGCGCCCAGGCTTCAGCTCCTGAAGAAGGTTAGAGTAAGAGACGGCAAGTTGAGTGAAGGCAGGAAGCTAGTGGCGGCTGGGGAGGCCAAACCCAGGAACAGGTCCAGAAATTTCGACGCGGCACGCCAAAGATCGGATGATTTGGATGCCAAAAGCAGGAAGgcgaagaaggagaagaggttGGAGGCAACGGTTGAAGATGAAAAACGCAGCAGAAAGGCGGGTAGGAATACATTGGAGTTGGCGAAGAAGTGGTCTAAGCGGGGGGGTTCGAACTTGGAGAGTAGGGAAGAGTCGAGTGGCATTGGTACCAAATCGAGCAATCGAGAGGGGAAAACTGGGAAAGCTTCTGGTGCAGGTGAGAAATCAAATAACGCAGTTGCGGATGAGGAGGTTCCGATGAAGAGAAGGAAACGAGTGATCAGGATCGACCCATACGACATTTCCAACAAGCGACTAGACGATGGCTTGTGTACTCCAATTG AGAAGGTACCGGAGAAAGAGATTACATTGTCCCAGAATGCGCAGTTTCGTGCCATTAAACCAAGCAAGGAAATCCTCGCATGCGTTGAAGATAAC TTATTGGGACGCAGGCGTTTGATAGAATTGAGAAAGGCTGGCTACAATATTGACATTTCTGCTCCTCTTGATAACGTCCCTTTCTCCACAAGTGCGGAGAGAGAACGGATTGAGGACAAT GTCTTTAGAAACAAATTAGAATTTTTTGCTGCTGCAAAGGTTTCATCAtcctttcctcctccttccctcccaGAGATAGCATTTGCAG GGAGATCAAATGTGGGGAAGTCATCATTGCTAAATGCACTTACCAGACAGTGGGGCGTTGTGCGAACATCAGACAAACCTGGACTTACTCAG accattaatttttttaaactaGGTTCAAAGTTCTGCTTAGTTGATCTACCTGGATATGGCTTCGCTTATGCTAAGGAAGAAGTTAAGGATGCTTGGGAGGAACTT GTAAAGGAATATGTCTCAACTCGTGTTGGTTTGAGAAGAGTGTGTCTTCTTATTGATACTAAGTGGGGGATGAAGCCTAGGGACCGTGAACTCATCAACCTGATGGAAAG ATCTCAAACACAATATCAGATTGTTCTAACGAAGACGGATACAGTTTTCCCTATTGATGTTGCACGCCGTGCTATGCAGATTCAAAAG GGCCTGAGGGAGAATAAGTCAATAGTTCAACCTGTG ATGATGGTGAGCTCGAAGTCTGGTGCTGGTGTCCGTTGTCTAAGGACAGTTCTTTCTAAAATTGCTCGAGTTGCTAAAATTTAG